TCTCGGCGCGGCCGAGAAGGTCGACGCCGAGCAGGTCCGCAAGTCGGCCGGCGTGGCCGGGCGGGCGCTGGCCGGGATCGGCACCGCCGCCACCACGCTGTCCGGACTGGATCTCGGCGCGGCGGCGGAGGGCTTCTATCTCGGCGCCTACACCTTCACCCCGTTCAAGTCGGACAAATCCGCGCCGAAGCCGGACGAGCAGCGCGTCCAGCGGGTCGAATTCCTGGTCCCCGCACCGGATTCCGGTGAGCAGGAGCTGTTCCGGGCCCAGGCGGTGGCCGAGGCCGTCGCCACCGCACGCGATTTCGTCAACACCCCGCCGAACCGGCTCTACCCGGCCGAATTCGCCGCGCGCGCAGCCGAACTGGCCACCGCGGCCGGTCTCGAGGTCGAGGTGCTCGACGAGAAGACGTTGGCGGACAACGGTTTCGGCGGCATCGTCGGCGTCGGCCAGGGCTCCTCGCGGCCGCCGCGGCTGGTCCGCATCACCTACGCCGGCGGCCCGAAGAAGGTGGCGCTGATCGGCAAGGGCATCACCTTCGACACCGGCGGCATCTCGATCAAGCCGGCCGCGAACATGGAGAACATGACCTCCGATATGGCGGGCGCCGCGGCGGTCATCGCGACCACGCTGCTCGCGGCCCGGCTGGGGCTGCCGGTCACCGTCACCGCCACCGTGCCGATGGCCGAGAACATGCCGTCGGACACCGCACAGCGGCCCGGTGACGTCATCACCCAGTACGGCGGCATCACCGTCGAGGTGATCAACACCGACGCCGAGGGCCGGCTGATCCTCGCCGACGCCATCGTCCGCGCGGGCGAGGACTCCCCCGACTACCTGATCGACGTGGCCACCCTGACCGGCGCGCAGCTGGTCGCGCTCGGCGCCCGCACCCCGGGCGTGATGGGCACCGAGGAGTTCCGCGACCGGGTCGCGCGGCTGTCCCAGGCCGCCGGCGAGAACGGCTGGGCGATGCCGCTGCCGGCCGAGCTGCGGCCCGACCTGAACTCGAAGGTCGCCGACCTCGCCAACGTCTCGCCGCACCGCAACGGCGGCATGCTGGTGGCCGGGCTGTACCTCAAGGAGTTCGTGCCCGAGGGCGTGCAGTGGGCCCACCTCGACGTCGCCGGCCCGGCGTACAACACCGGCGGGCCGTACGGCTACGTCGGCAAGGGTGGTACGGGCGTACCGGTTCGCACCCTGATCGCGGTACTGGACGACATCGCCGCCGAATAGGCCCGCGGCCTACCGGTGATCGCGCAGATCGTCCTCGACGGCTCGCCGACGTTCGATGCGCCGGCGAGCGTCGAAATCCCGCATCCGCTGCGGATATCCGGTGCGCCGCACGTCGTAGACGGGGATCTGCAGGCGGCTCGACAATCGCTGCGCGCCACGCTCCCCCACGACGCGCCGCGTCCACTCACCGTCGGCCGCCACCAGCACCACGGTGACATCGGTCACCGTGGTGCGGGGCTCGACGTACGCCTCCACGCCGGGATGCCCACGCACCCAATCGGCCAGATACCGCGCGTCGGCGGTATCCGGACCGCCGGCGCCCCGCACCGATCGGCGGAAACGATCGAGCATGCCCATCCCCGCCCCACCTCCTTCTCCGGACACCGGAACACTCACACCCGGTTCATCGATACTGCCAGCGGCGGAGTTTCGGTGCCGCCGCCGAAACACCGCCGCCCTGTGGTAAGCCCCCGCCGGGCGAGTGCAAGGATGGAACACCGGAAACAACGAACCCACACGGATCTCCGGTGCCACGCAGAACGTTCGGTGGCGTGGGACATTCATCGCGACCGCGGTGGGCGCCCGCCAGAGACAACTGTTGTAGACCCGTCGAGCAGTTATAGGAGTCAACGGACATGGCCTTCTCCGTCCAGATGCCGGCCCTCGGTGAGAGCGTCACCGAGGGCACTGTGACCAGGTGGCTGAAGCAGGAAGGAGACACGGTCGAGGTCGACGAGCCCCTGCTCGAGGTGTCCACCGACAAGGTCGACACCGAAATCCCCGCACCCGCCGCCGGTGTCCTGTCCCGCATCGTGGCCCAGGAGGACGACGTCGTCGAGGTCGGCGGCGAACTGGGCGTGATCAGCGCGGCCGGCGAGGCCCCCGCATCCGCTCCGGCCCCGGCCCCTGCCGCCGCCGAACCCGCACCCGCACCGGCCCCCGCGCCCGCCGCCGAATCCGCTCCGGCGCCCGCACCGCAGGCCGCCGCTCCGGCGCCCGCCGCCCCTGCCGCCTCCGCCGCTTCCGGTACTCCGGTGAAGATGCCCGAGCTCGGTGAGTCCGTCACGGAGGGCACCGTCACCCGCTGGCTGAAGCAGGTCGGCGATCAGGTCGCCGTCGACGAGCCGCTGCTCGAGGTCTCCACCGACAAGGTCGACACCGAGATCCCGTCGCCGGTTGCCGGCACGCTGCTGGAGATCAGCGCGAACGAGGACGACGTCGTCGCGGTCGGCGGTCAACTCGGGGTGATCGGCAGCGGATCGCCCGCCGCCGCACCGGCTCCCGCGCCTGCTCCGGCACCCGCCCCGGCTGCTCCGGCACCCGCGCCCGCCCCGGCTCCTGCACCCGCCCCGGCACCCGCGGCCGCTGCGCCCGCCCCGGCACCCGCGGCCGCTGCGCCCGCCCCGGCCCCGGCACCGGCTGCTCCCGCACCTGCCTCTGCCCCGGCACCGGCACCCGCACCCGCGTCCGCTCCGGCGCACGCCGCACCCGAGCCCGCCTCGAACGGCGACTCCCCCTACGTCACCCCGCTGGTCCGGAAACTGGCCGCGGAGAACAACGTCGACCTGGCAGCCGTGAAGGGTTCCGGTGTCGGCGGCCGCATCCGCAAGCAGGACGTGCTGGCCGCCGCCGAGGCGAACAAGGCCCCGGAGCCCGCTCCGGCCGCCGCCCCCGCCGCGCCGGCCCCGGCCGCCAAGGCGCCGGTCGCCGCCTCCGCCGCACCCGCCGGTGTCCGCCCCGAGTTGCAGCACCTGCGCGGCACGGTCCAGAAGGCCAGCCGGATCCGGCAGATCACCGCCGTCAAGACCCGCGAATCCTTGCAGACCACCGCGCAGCTGACCCAGACCCACGAGGTCGACGTCACCAAGATCGCCGCGCTGCGCGGCCGGGCCAAGGACGCGTTCAAGGACCGCGAGGGCGTCAACCTGACCTTCCTGCCGTTCTTCGCGAAGGCCGCGGTCGAGGCGCTGGGTGTGCACCCGAACGTCAACGCGTCCTACAACGAGGACACCAAGGAGATCACCTACCACTCGGCGGTCCACCTCGGTATCGCGGTCGACACCGAGCAGGGCCTGCTGTCGCCGGTCGTGCACAACGCCAGCGACCTGTCACTGGCCGGCCTGGCCCGCGCGATCGCCGATATCGCCAACCGTGCCCGCAACGGCGGCCTCAAGCCCGACGAGTTGGCCGGCGGCACCTTCACCATCACCAACATCGGCAGCCAGGGTGCGCTGTTCGACACCCCGATCCTGCTGCCGCCGCAGTCGGCGATGCTGGGCACCGGCGCGATCGTGCGGCGTCCGATGGTGGTCGCGGACAACGGCAACGAGTTCATCGGCATCCGCTCGATGTGCTACCTGCCGCTGACCTACGACCACCGCCTGATCGACGGCGCCGACGCCGGCCGCTTCCTCACCACCATCCGGCACCGGCTGGAGGAAGCCGCGTTCGAGGCCGATCTCGGTCTGTAACAAGAAGATTCGCGGCGGCGCACCGGGCGGTCCAGCCCGGTGCGCCGCCGGTGTGCAGTACCACCGCGCCAGGCCGTTACGCTGCTGTCGATGAGCACGGACAAGACCCCGGCGGTGATCCGGGACGCGCGCGAGGCGGATCTGCCGGAGATCCTGGCGATCCACAACGACAACATCGCGGTCTCGACGGCGATCTGGGACGACGAACAGGTCGGGCTCGACGAGCGGCTGGCCTGGTGGAAGTCGCGGACCGCGGCCGGACATCCGATACTGGTCGCCGAGGTCGACGGTCGTGTCGCGGGATATGCCTCCTACGGCCAGTTCCGGCCGAAGATCGGTTACCGGTACTGCGTCGAGAATTCGGTGTACGTCGCCGACGCCTACCACCGCCGCGGTATCGCGAGCGCGCTGCTGACCGAACTCGTTGCGCGAGCGCGCCGCTCGGGCACGGTGCACACGGTGGTCGCCGCGATCGAATCCACCAACACCGTCTCGATCACCCTGCACGAGAAGTTCGGTTTCCGGACCGTGGGCGAGATGCCGCAGGTGGGATGGAAATTCGGCCGCTGGCTGGATCTGACGCTGATGCAGCTGACCGTGCCCATGCCGTCCGGCCCCCCGGCGCCGGAATCGCACGACATTCGCGTACCGTCTGGTTCGTGACCGAGCTGACCGCCCTCGGCAAACCCGCTGGGCACCGGACCGACACCCCGCCGTCGCCGGTGATCCCGGCCGGTCGGCGCGCGACCGCATCCGCCCGCTTCGACGACACCCCGCTGCTGGTCCGCGATCTCGGGCTGGTCGACTATCACCGGGCCTGGGATCTGCAGCGCGAGATCGCCGGCGAGCGCGCCGACGGCCTGGGTCGGGATCGGCTGCTGCTGCTGGAACACCCCTCGGTGTTCACCGCCGGAAAGCGCACCGAACCGGACGATCTGCCCATCGACGGCAGTCCGGTGGTCCGGGTCGACCGCGGCGGGAAGATCACCTGGCACGGCCCGGGGCAACTGGTCGGCTACCCGATCGTGCGGCTGGCCGAACCGGTCGACATCGTCGATTACGTACGACGGCTGGAAGAGGCGTTGATCACGGTGTGCACCGGGCTCGGCGTCGGGTGCGGCCGGGTCGAGGGCCGGTCCGGGGTGTGGCTGCCCGCCGGGCCCGCCGCGCCACAGCGCAAGGTCGCCGCCATCGGGGTGCGGGTGCAGCGCGGCGTCGCCCTGCACGGACTGTCGCTGAACTGCAATTCCGTGATGGACGGGTTCGAGGCGATCGTGCCGTGCGGTATCCGCGACGCCGGTGTCACCACCCTCACCCGGGAGCTGGGCCGGGAGGTCACGGTGGCCGAGCTGAAGCCGCTGGTGGCCACCGCCGTCCGGCGCGCGCTCGACGGCGAGCTGCCGGTCACCGACCGTCCCGTCGCGCCGGTCACACCCCCGGACGCGCGCGCCGGCGACCGATGATCACGGCGTAGCATCGGTTCGGTGACCTCCGTCGACACCCCGGCAACCCCTCCTGCGTCCGCTGCACCCAACGGCCGCAAACTGCTTCGCATCGAGGCCCGCAACGCGCAGACCCCGATCGAACGCAAGCCGTCCTGGATCCGCACCCGCGCGACCATGGGCCCCGAGTACACCGAACTCAAGGGCCTGGTGAAACGCGAAGGGCTGCACACGGTCTGCGAGGAGGCCGGCTGCCCGAACATCTTCGAATGCTGGGAGGACCGCGAGGCCACCTTCCTCATCGGTGGTGAACAGTGCACCCGCCGCTGCGACTTCTGCCAGATCGACACCGGCAAGCCCGCCGAACTCGATCGCGACGAACCGCGCCGGGTCGCCGAGAGCGTGCAGGCGATGGGCCTGCGCTACTCCACCATCACCGGCGTGGCCCGCGACGATCTGCCCGACGGCGGCGCCTGGCTGTACGCGGAGACCGTGCGGGCCATCAAGGCGCTCAACCCGAATACCGGTGTGGAACTGCTGATCCCCGATTTCAACGCCGAGCCGGAGCAGCTGGCCGAGGTGTTCGCCGCCCGCCCGGAGGTGCTCGCGCACAATCTGGAGACGGTGCCGCGCATCTTCAAGCGGATCCGCCCGGCGTTCCGCTACGAGCGGTCGCTGGCCGTGCTGACCGCGGCCCGCGCGGCGGGCCTGGTCACCAAGTCCAATCTGATCCTGGGCATGGGCGAGACCCCGGAGGAGGTCACCCAGGCCATGCGCGACCTGCACGAGGCCGGATGCGACATCCTCACGATCACCCAGTACCTGCGGCCGTCGCCGCGGCACCACCCGGTCGACCGCTGGGTCAAGCCGGAGGAGTTCGTCGAGCACTCCCGCGTCGCCACCGAACTCGGTTTCGCCGGCGTGATGGCCGGGCCGCTGGTCCGCTCCTCCTACCGCGCGGGCCGACTCTACGCGCAGGCGATGGCCCACCACGGCCGCCCGATCGCCCCGGAGATGGCCCATCTGGCCGCGGAGGGCTCCGCCGCACAGGAGGCCACCTCGGTGCTCGCCCGCTTCGGCAAGTGATCCCTTGCACCCCGTCGACCTGCGGTAATCGCACGAACAGCTGACATCCGGTGGTCCGGAGTGGGAAGCTCGGGTTAACCACCCGTGTCGACTTCGGGAGCGCACATGGTCGAGAAGGCGAGCAACGGGGCCGCCGACGGCAGAGCGGCGGCCAACGGTAAGACGGTGATCGCGGAGCGTCCGGCCGACATCCGGAACGTGGCGCTGGTCGGTCACAGCGGTTCGGGCAAGACCACGCTGGTGGAGGCCCTGGCCGTCGCCACCGGTGCGGTGCTCCGGGCCGGGCGGGTCGAGGACGGCACCAGCGTCTCCGACTACGACGACATCGAACAGCGGCAGCATCGATCCGTCCAGCTGTCGGTGGTGCCGCTCGGCTGGGACGGCATCAAGATAAATCTCCTGGACACACCCGGCTACGCCGATTTCGTCGGGGAGTTGCGGGCCGGGCTGCGCGCCGCGGACGCGGCCCTGTTCGTCGTCTCGGCCGCGGCGGGCGCCGCCGGTGTCACCGGGCCGACGACGACGCTGTGGGCGGAGTGCGCGGCCGTCGGGATGCCGCGCGCGCTGATCATCACCCATCTGGACGCCACCCGCGCCGACTTCGACGAGATGGTCGAGACCTGCCGCGCGATCCTCGGCGGCGGCGCGGCCGAGACCATGCTGCCGCTGCACCTGCCGGTCTACGGCCCACCCGGCGGCGACGGTCACCGGCCGGTCACCGGCCTGATCGACCTGCTCACCCGGCAGGTCTTCGACTATTCCGCCGGCACGCACACCCGCACCGAGCCGACCGCCGGCCAGTCGGAACTGATCGAATCGGCCCGCGGCCGGCTGATCGAGGGGATCATCGCCGAGAGCGAGGACGAGACCCTGATGGACCGGTATCTCGCCGGTGCGGAGATCGACCCGGCGACCCTGCTCGCCGATCTGGAGCGCGCGGTCGCGCGCGGCAGTTTCCACCCGATCCTGATCGCGGCCCCGCCGCCGGGCGAGGGCCGGGAGGGTCTCGGCACGGTCGAACTGCTGGACCTGATCACCCGCGGCTTCCCCACCCCCGCCGAACACGCCGTGTCGGCCGCGGCCCCCGGCGGTCCGGCCGCGGTGCTGGCCTGCGATCCGGCCGCGCCGCTGGCCGCCGAGGTGATCCGCACCGCCTCCGATCCGTACGTCGGCCGGGTATCGCTGGTCCGGGTGTTCTCCGGCACCCTGCACGCGGACGAGACCGTCCACGTCTGCGGCCGCCACGACGCGGACCACGACCGCGATCACGACGTCGACGAACGCATCGGCGCCGTCTCGGCCCCCTTCGGCAGGCAGCAGCGGCCGGTGGGCCGGGCCATCGCCGGCGATATCGCCTGCCTCACCAAACTCGGGCACGCCGAGACCGGGGACACCCTGTCCGGCAAGGATTCCCCGTTGCTGATCGAGCCGTGGCCGCTGCCGCGTCCGCTGCTGCCGGTCGCGATCCGGGCCCACGGCAAGACCGACGAGGACAAACTGTCCCAGGGCCTGGCCCGGCTGATCGCCGAGGATCCGACGCTGCACCCGGAACAGAACGGCCACACCCACCAGCTGGTGCTGTGGTGCCTGGGCGAGGCCCACCGCGATGTCGCCCTGGAACGCCTGCGGTCCCGGTTCGGCGTCGCGGTCGACGTCGTCGAGTACGAGGTGGCGCTGCGGGAGACCTTCGCGACCAGCGGATCCGGCCGCGGCCGGCACGTCAAACAGTCCGGCGGGCACGGCCAGTACGCCGTGTGCGAGATCACGGTGGAACCGCTGCCGGAGGGTTCCGGGATCGAATTCGTCGACAAGGTGGTCGGTGGCGTGGTGCCGCGGCAGTTCATCCCGGCCGTGGAGAAGGGGGTGCGGGCCCAGGCCGCGCGCGGCGTGGTGGCCGGTCATCCCCTGGTCGACGTGCGGGTGACGCTGTACGACGGCAAGGCGCATTCGGTCGACTCGTCGGACGCCGCCTTCCAGACCGCCGGCGCGCTGGCGTTGCGGGAGGCCGCGGCGGCCGCGCGGATCAGCCTGCTGGAACCGATCGCCGAGGTGCGGGTCACCGTGGCCGACGATCATGTCGGCACCGTGCTCGGCGATCTGTCCGCGCGCCGCGGCCGGGTGCTCGGCACCGAACCGGCGGCCGCCCGGCGCACCGAGATCCGTGCGGAGGTCCCGGAACTGGAACTGTCCCGGTACGCCGTCGACCTGCGCTCGCTGGCGCACGGCGACGCCGGGTTCACCCGCGACTACGTCCGGCACGAACCGATGCCCGCCCAGGTGGCCGAGGCCCTGCGCAAGGCGGCCGCGGCGGCCACCTGACCGCGGCGCGCGATCGTGCCCGGTGCCGGAGAGATCCGGTTGCGCCGCCACCGGGGGCCGCGCACTATCCTGAGAAATATGGCAGCAGGTAAGGACGGTAAGCCGTCGAAGGAAGCGAAAGCCGCGGCGAGAGCGGCCCGCAGACAGGCGTCGAAGGAGCGTCGCCGCCAGATATGGCAGGCGTTCCAGATGCAGCGCAAAGAGGACAAGCTGCTGCTGCCCCTGTTGATCGGCGCGCTGGTCGGGGTCACCGTCGTGGCCTTCCTCATCGGCCTGCTGTTCCACCTGGAGTGGGCCCTCCTGCCGTTCGGCCTGATCCTGGGCGGTCTGCTCGCGTTCTTCATCTTCGGCCAGCGGGTGCAGAAGAGCGTCTACGCGAAGGCCGAGGGGCAGGCCGGCGCGGCCGCGTGGGTACTGGACAATCTGCGGGGCAAGTGGCGGGTCACCCAGGGTGTGGCCGCGACGACCCAGCTGGACGCCGTGCACCGGGTGATCGGACTGCCGGGCATCGTCCTGGTCGCGGAGGGCTCACCGCAGCGGCTCAAGTCGCTGCTCGCGCAGGAGAAGAAGAAGACGTCCCGGCTGGTGGGCGACACGCCCATCTACGACGTCATCATCGGCAACGAGGACGGCCAGGTCCCGCTGAAGAGTCTGCAGCGCTACCTCACCAAACTCCCGCGCAACATCGACGACAAGCGCATGGATCAGATCGAGAGCCGGATGTCGGCGCTGGCCACCCGTGGCGGCCCGGCGATGCCGAAGGGCCCGCTGCCCGCCGGCGCGAAGATGCGCTCGGTGCAGCGCACAATCCGCCGGCGCTGAGCTGGACAGAAAGGGCCGAACGGATTCCGTTCGGCCCTTTTCCGTCCAGGCTGCTCAGCGGGAGTGCACCAGGGCGGTGCCGGTGGCCCGGTCGTGCATGCCGCGGCCGTCGGCGTCGGTGAACAGCGCCGGGATCACGAAGATCAGCAGCACCTGCCGGGCCACGGCCCGCACGATGCCGACGCCGCCGGTGGAGTCGATGCGGATCGTGCGCAGGCGCAGGAAGTATTGCCCCGGGGTGAAGCCGAACAGCACGACCGTCCCGACCCCGATGACGAACCACACCACCAGCGTCAGCGTGTTCAGCGAGCCGTTGTGACCGTGCAGGATCAGCGCGGTGATGCCCAGCGCGATGAACCAGTCGACGAACAGCGCCACGATCCGCCGCGCCATCCCGGCCAGCGAGCCGGCGCCCGTCTTCGGCAGTCCCAGCAGCTCGCCCGGATACTCCGCCGTCCGTGCGTCGTCCGGATCGGCCGCGTTCGGCCCGGACAGCCAGGAACCGGTAATTCGTGCCATGAATCCAGACTAGCGACGGCGGCGGGTGCGCCGGGCGGCCGGGATCGCACCCGCGCGCATCCGGTCGCGCGACCCGGCCGGCACCGCCGCGCGATCCTCGATTCGAAAGGGTTGCGGGCGAAAAACTCTCGTCCGCGGCGGTGTTCGCGGCAAGAATCACAGCCGAGTTTTCGGGGCCCTTCACGACCGTGCGGGAAGCGGCAATGGCAGGATAAGCGTGCTGGTCGAGCAACGATCCGTGATCGGTCCGGGCCTCACGAGGGTCCGCGAGCACTGACGCTTGCCACCAGCGGCACGTGTAACACTGGCGAAACACGGGCTTGATTGTCGGGAAACACCGCGTCCTTACCGTTCAGCGGCGACACCCAGCAATCGGCACCTGGCTGGGAACCGATCCGTAAGGAGTACTAAGTGGCGTTCAGCACGGCCGACGAGGTCATCAAGTACATCAAGGAGGAGGACGTCGAGTACCTGGACGTCCGTTTCACCGACCTCCCCGGGCAGGCGCAGCACTTCTCGATCCCCGCGAAGTCGTTCACGACCGACCTGGCCGAAGAAGGCCTGGCGTTCGACGGTTCCTCGGTGCGCGGCTTCCAGTCCATCGACGAGTCGGACATGCTGCTGCTGCCCGACTACACCACCGCTCGGCTGGACCCCTTCCGGGCCGCGAAGACCGTGAACCTGAACTTCTTCGTGCACGACCCGTTCACCCGCGAGTCCTACAGCCGCGACCCGCGTAACGTCGCGCGCAAGGCCGAGGAGTACCTGAAGAGCACCGGCGTCGCCGACACGGCGTACTTCGGCGCCGAGGCGGAGTTCTACATCTTCGACTCGATCCGCTACGACTCGCAGATGAACGGCGCGTTCTACGAGATCGAGTCGGTCTCCGGTTCCTGGAACACCGGTGCCGAGTTCAACCCGGACGGCTCCCCGAACCGCGGTTACAAGGTGCGGCCGAAGGGTGGCTACTTCCCCGTCGCGCCGTACGACCACTACGTCGACCTGCGCGACAAGATCTCCACCAACCTGCAGAACGCGGGCTTCGTGCTGGAGCGCGGTCACCACGAGGTGGGCACCGCCGGCCAGGCCGAGATCAACTACCGCTTCAACACCCTGCTGTCGGCGGCCGACGACCTGCAGCTGTTCAAGTACATCGTGAAGAACACCGCCTGGGCCGAGGGCAAGACGGTCACCTTCATGCCGAAGCCGCTGTTCGGCGACAACGGCTCGGGCATGCACGTGCACCAGTCGCTGTGGAAGGACGGCAAGCCGCTGTTCCACGACGAGGCCGGCTACGGCGGCCTGTCGGACCTGGCCCGCTGGTACATCGGTGGCATCCTGCACCACGCGCCGTCGCTGCTGGCGTTCACCAACCCGACGGTGAACTCCTACCACCGCCTGGTGCCGGGCTTCGAGGCCCCGATCAACCTGGTGTACTCGCAGCGCAACCGCTCCGCCGCGGTCCGCATCCCGGTCACCGGCAACAACCCGAAGGCCAAGCGCCTCGAGTTCCGTGCCCCCGACTCCTCGGGTAACCCGTACCTGGCCTTCGCCGCCATGATGATGGCCGGCCTGGACGGCATCAAGAAGAAGATCGAGCCGGCCGCCCCGGTCGACAAGGACCTCTACGAGCTCCCGCCGGAGGAGGCCAAGAACATCCCGCAGGCCCCCACCAGCCTGTCGTCGGTGATCGACCGCCTCGAGGACGATCACGACTACCTCACCGAGGGTGGCGTGTTCACCGAGGACCTGGTCGAGACCTGGATCCAGCTCAAGCGCGAGGGTGAGATCGCACCGGTCAACCTGCGTCCGCACCCGTACGAGTTCGCGCTGTACTACGACGTCTAAGTCGTTACGGCACAACCGTTCTCTCGGAGCCCCAGCCGAATCCGGCTGGGGCTCCGGCATTTCCGGGCCGCCGAGATTCGTCGCCGAGTCGCGGGCGGCGGCCGGTGTCGCTACCGTACCGGACGTGAGTTCCCCTCCAGATCACCGCAATTCGCGGCCCGCCGGACAATCGGGTGGGTACGACGCGCCGACGGAACGGATCACGACCGCCCCGGGCCCGAATCCGGCTGCGGCGGACGATCTCACCGTGCCCATGGGCAGACATTCTTCGCCCGCAACGGGATTCGCCCCACCGGCGGCCGTGCGCGGCTACCGGCCGGATGCCGGGAGCCCGGCCGCTCCGGTCAGCCGGCGTGCCGCGGTGCCGTGGCCGGTGTGGGTGATCGTCGGGGCGCTCGCGGTGACCGTCGCGGTCGCCGTCTTCCTGCCCTGGACGGAACCGACGGACCGGGTGCGCCGGATCGTGACCCGGCTGCATCGGGCGAATGCCTTCGGGCACGGTTCGCTGGCGACCCTGTCCGGGACCTGGCCGGTCGC
This DNA window, taken from Nocardia sp. BMG111209, encodes the following:
- a CDS encoding leucyl aminopeptidase, with translation MTAVADRSLGPELARITDIGTDTDVLVIGLVITEDGPALAPADAFGDVLGAEVRESLLQQLRAVGAKGKPEELTRIPAPAGLPVTSVLAVGLGAAEKVDAEQVRKSAGVAGRALAGIGTAATTLSGLDLGAAAEGFYLGAYTFTPFKSDKSAPKPDEQRVQRVEFLVPAPDSGEQELFRAQAVAEAVATARDFVNTPPNRLYPAEFAARAAELATAAGLEVEVLDEKTLADNGFGGIVGVGQGSSRPPRLVRITYAGGPKKVALIGKGITFDTGGISIKPAANMENMTSDMAGAAAVIATTLLAARLGLPVTVTATVPMAENMPSDTAQRPGDVITQYGGITVEVINTDAEGRLILADAIVRAGEDSPDYLIDVATLTGAQLVALGARTPGVMGTEEFRDRVARLSQAAGENGWAMPLPAELRPDLNSKVADLANVSPHRNGGMLVAGLYLKEFVPEGVQWAHLDVAGPAYNTGGPYGYVGKGGTGVPVRTLIAVLDDIAAE
- the sucB gene encoding 2-oxoglutarate dehydrogenase, E2 component, dihydrolipoamide succinyltransferase; the protein is MAFSVQMPALGESVTEGTVTRWLKQEGDTVEVDEPLLEVSTDKVDTEIPAPAAGVLSRIVAQEDDVVEVGGELGVISAAGEAPASAPAPAPAAAEPAPAPAPAPAAESAPAPAPQAAAPAPAAPAASAASGTPVKMPELGESVTEGTVTRWLKQVGDQVAVDEPLLEVSTDKVDTEIPSPVAGTLLEISANEDDVVAVGGQLGVIGSGSPAAAPAPAPAPAPAPAAPAPAPAPAPAPAPAPAAAAPAPAPAAAAPAPAPAPAAPAPASAPAPAPAPASAPAHAAPEPASNGDSPYVTPLVRKLAAENNVDLAAVKGSGVGGRIRKQDVLAAAEANKAPEPAPAAAPAAPAPAAKAPVAASAAPAGVRPELQHLRGTVQKASRIRQITAVKTRESLQTTAQLTQTHEVDVTKIAALRGRAKDAFKDREGVNLTFLPFFAKAAVEALGVHPNVNASYNEDTKEITYHSAVHLGIAVDTEQGLLSPVVHNASDLSLAGLARAIADIANRARNGGLKPDELAGGTFTITNIGSQGALFDTPILLPPQSAMLGTGAIVRRPMVVADNGNEFIGIRSMCYLPLTYDHRLIDGADAGRFLTTIRHRLEEAAFEADLGL
- a CDS encoding GNAT family N-acetyltransferase — translated: MSTDKTPAVIRDAREADLPEILAIHNDNIAVSTAIWDDEQVGLDERLAWWKSRTAAGHPILVAEVDGRVAGYASYGQFRPKIGYRYCVENSVYVADAYHRRGIASALLTELVARARRSGTVHTVVAAIESTNTVSITLHEKFGFRTVGEMPQVGWKFGRWLDLTLMQLTVPMPSGPPAPESHDIRVPSGS
- the lipB gene encoding lipoyl(octanoyl) transferase LipB; the protein is MPAGRRATASARFDDTPLLVRDLGLVDYHRAWDLQREIAGERADGLGRDRLLLLEHPSVFTAGKRTEPDDLPIDGSPVVRVDRGGKITWHGPGQLVGYPIVRLAEPVDIVDYVRRLEEALITVCTGLGVGCGRVEGRSGVWLPAGPAAPQRKVAAIGVRVQRGVALHGLSLNCNSVMDGFEAIVPCGIRDAGVTTLTRELGREVTVAELKPLVATAVRRALDGELPVTDRPVAPVTPPDARAGDR
- the lipA gene encoding lipoyl synthase, translating into MTSVDTPATPPASAAPNGRKLLRIEARNAQTPIERKPSWIRTRATMGPEYTELKGLVKREGLHTVCEEAGCPNIFECWEDREATFLIGGEQCTRRCDFCQIDTGKPAELDRDEPRRVAESVQAMGLRYSTITGVARDDLPDGGAWLYAETVRAIKALNPNTGVELLIPDFNAEPEQLAEVFAARPEVLAHNLETVPRIFKRIRPAFRYERSLAVLTAARAAGLVTKSNLILGMGETPEEVTQAMRDLHEAGCDILTITQYLRPSPRHHPVDRWVKPEEFVEHSRVATELGFAGVMAGPLVRSSYRAGRLYAQAMAHHGRPIAPEMAHLAAEGSAAQEATSVLARFGK
- a CDS encoding elongation factor G-like protein EF-G2, with product MVEKASNGAADGRAAANGKTVIAERPADIRNVALVGHSGSGKTTLVEALAVATGAVLRAGRVEDGTSVSDYDDIEQRQHRSVQLSVVPLGWDGIKINLLDTPGYADFVGELRAGLRAADAALFVVSAAAGAAGVTGPTTTLWAECAAVGMPRALIITHLDATRADFDEMVETCRAILGGGAAETMLPLHLPVYGPPGGDGHRPVTGLIDLLTRQVFDYSAGTHTRTEPTAGQSELIESARGRLIEGIIAESEDETLMDRYLAGAEIDPATLLADLERAVARGSFHPILIAAPPPGEGREGLGTVELLDLITRGFPTPAEHAVSAAAPGGPAAVLACDPAAPLAAEVIRTASDPYVGRVSLVRVFSGTLHADETVHVCGRHDADHDRDHDVDERIGAVSAPFGRQQRPVGRAIAGDIACLTKLGHAETGDTLSGKDSPLLIEPWPLPRPLLPVAIRAHGKTDEDKLSQGLARLIAEDPTLHPEQNGHTHQLVLWCLGEAHRDVALERLRSRFGVAVDVVEYEVALRETFATSGSGRGRHVKQSGGHGQYAVCEITVEPLPEGSGIEFVDKVVGGVVPRQFIPAVEKGVRAQAARGVVAGHPLVDVRVTLYDGKAHSVDSSDAAFQTAGALALREAAAAARISLLEPIAEVRVTVADDHVGTVLGDLSARRGRVLGTEPAAARRTEIRAEVPELELSRYAVDLRSLAHGDAGFTRDYVRHEPMPAQVAEALRKAAAAAT
- a CDS encoding DUF4191 domain-containing protein — encoded protein: MAAGKDGKPSKEAKAAARAARRQASKERRRQIWQAFQMQRKEDKLLLPLLIGALVGVTVVAFLIGLLFHLEWALLPFGLILGGLLAFFIFGQRVQKSVYAKAEGQAGAAAWVLDNLRGKWRVTQGVAATTQLDAVHRVIGLPGIVLVAEGSPQRLKSLLAQEKKKTSRLVGDTPIYDVIIGNEDGQVPLKSLQRYLTKLPRNIDDKRMDQIESRMSALATRGGPAMPKGPLPAGAKMRSVQRTIRRR
- a CDS encoding RDD family protein; translation: MARITGSWLSGPNAADPDDARTAEYPGELLGLPKTGAGSLAGMARRIVALFVDWFIALGITALILHGHNGSLNTLTLVVWFVIGVGTVVLFGFTPGQYFLRLRTIRIDSTGGVGIVRAVARQVLLIFVIPALFTDADGRGMHDRATGTALVHSR